The sequence below is a genomic window from Lysobacter capsici.
GCGGATGATCTGCCTGGGCGTGTTGCTGCGCGCCGCGGGTTTCGCCAGTCTCGCGTTCGCCGATGCGCTGCCGATGCTGTTGTGCGCGATGGTGCTGTCGGCCCTGGGCGGCGCCATGTTCGAAGCGCCGTACCAGGCCTCGATCGCCGCGCTGACCGACGAAAAAACGCGGCCGCGTTACTACGCGATCAGCAACTGGATCAGCGGCGTGGCGACCACGTTGGGGCCGTTGCTGGGCGTGGCCCTGCTGCATTACGACTTTCGCGTGGTGTGCCTGGCGGCGGCGGCCTGCTTTGCGGCGAACTTCCTGGTCGCGTTGCGCCTGCTGCCGCAGGTGCGCATGCCCGAACAGCCGCCGCCGCTGCGGCACGGACTGGATCTGGTGCGCGGCAACCGCGCCTTCGTCGTATTGGTCGGCTTGATGATGCTGTACTGGTTCGTCGCCGTGCAGATCAACATCAGCTTCCCGTTGCTGGCGCAGCGTTTGACCGGCACGGTCGACAGCGTCGGTGTGATGTTCGCACTCAGCGCCGGACTGACGGTGGCGCTGCAATACGGCCTGGTGCGCTGGCTGGAGCGGCGCTGGAGCAGCGCGCAGGTGCTGGTGGCCGGGGTGGTGGTGATGTCGCTCGCGGCCGGCGCGATCGGCCTGGTGCGCGACTTCGCCGGCCTGCTGGTCTGCGTGGGCGCGTTCTCGATCGGCGCGCTGATGACCCGGCCCACCCAACAGACCTTGATCGCCGGTCTCGCCGATCCGCGCGCGCTGGGCACCTTTCTTGGCGTGAGTTCGCTCAGCCTCGCGGTCGGCGGCGGCATCGGCAACATCGCCGGCGGCTGGATGGTCGATCTGGCGGCCGCGAAGCAATGGCCGTGGTTGCCGTGGGCGGCGTTCTGCGCGGTCGGCCTGGTTAGCGCGTTCGGCCTGCATCAGTCGACGCGGGTACGTCGCGAGCGCGCGCCGGTCGTCGCTGAATCCTGATTTCCCCTCGTGCTGCAATTGCCCTCTCCGCAATCCGGGCGGAGAGGGCTTTTTTTGCGCTGGTGCGCGGGCGCTTCGAACGTCGTACTACCGGTTCGGACCGCTCACTCCCCGCCCACGAACCCGTGTTGCCGCCACGCCTCGAACACCACCACCGCGACCGAGTTCGACAGATTCAGGCTGCGATTGTCCGGCCGCATCGGCACGCGCAGGCGCTGCGGCTCCGGCACTGCGTCGAGCACGTCCTGCGGCAGGCCGCGGGTTTCCGGGCCGAACACGAAGGCGTCGCCGGCGCGGTACTGCGGGCTGTCGTGGCGGGTCCGGCCGCGCGTGCTCAGGGCGAACAATCGCGGCGTGGCGGACTGGGCCTGCGCGATCGTCGCCAGCGCGGCGTCGAGGCTGTCGTGGACGCGCAGGCTGGCGTACTCGTGGTAGTCCAGGCCGGCCCGGCGCAGTTGCTTGTCTTCCAGGGTGAAGCCCAGCGGCGCGATCAGGTGCAGGCGCGCGCCGGTGTTCGCGCACAGGCGGATGACGTTGCCGGTGTTGGGCGGAATTTCGGGTTGGTAGAGGATGACGTCGAACATGCGCGCATTATGCGGCCCGGTCGTCGGCGAGCGGAGTGCGCCGGCGAACGCAAAAGCGCGGCCCCACCCCCTGTGACCGGCGGCCTATGCCGGCCGCACCCCGCCCGCCTAGGATGGGAGCCTTGGTCCGCCCGCGGACGTTTGCCTTTCCAAGGAGTTTCCATGCCCTCGTCCCGCTTGCTGTCCCTTCGTCCGCGCACCGGCGCGCTCGCCCTGGCGCTGGGCCTCGCCCTGGCCGGCGGCGTCGCCGCGCCCGCGCTGGCCGCGCCCAAGGCCGAGGTCTCGATCCCGTACCAGGAGTTCACCCTGCCCAACGGCCTGCGGGTGATCGTCCACACCGACCGCAAGGCGCCGATCGTCGCGGTCAATGTCTGGTACCACGTCGGCAGCAAGAACGAGCAGCCCGGGCGCACCGGCTTCGCGCATCTGTTCGAACAC
It includes:
- a CDS encoding MFS transporter, with the protein product MEVKPRVIDEGATLSEAVRRRGLHGLLVYTFLMVTGFAMLMPLVAVHFVNDLGMAAAAVGLALAVRQLTQQGLALVGGVLSDRYGARRMICLGVLLRAAGFASLAFADALPMLLCAMVLSALGGAMFEAPYQASIAALTDEKTRPRYYAISNWISGVATTLGPLLGVALLHYDFRVVCLAAAACFAANFLVALRLLPQVRMPEQPPPLRHGLDLVRGNRAFVVLVGLMMLYWFVAVQINISFPLLAQRLTGTVDSVGVMFALSAGLTVALQYGLVRWLERRWSSAQVLVAGVVVMSLAAGAIGLVRDFAGLLVCVGAFSIGALMTRPTQQTLIAGLADPRALGTFLGVSSLSLAVGGGIGNIAGGWMVDLAAAKQWPWLPWAAFCAVGLVSAFGLHQSTRVRRERAPVVAES
- the trmL gene encoding tRNA (uridine(34)/cytosine(34)/5-carboxymethylaminomethyluridine(34)-2'-O)-methyltransferase TrmL, coding for MFDVILYQPEIPPNTGNVIRLCANTGARLHLIAPLGFTLEDKQLRRAGLDYHEYASLRVHDSLDAALATIAQAQSATPRLFALSTRGRTRHDSPQYRAGDAFVFGPETRGLPQDVLDAVPEPQRLRVPMRPDNRSLNLSNSVAVVVFEAWRQHGFVGGE